The proteins below come from a single Antennarius striatus isolate MH-2024 chromosome 18, ASM4005453v1, whole genome shotgun sequence genomic window:
- the si:ch211-106k21.5 gene encoding leucine-rich repeat-containing protein 26 produces the protein MLHQPGAVLISLLLMKMRPVGGCVCPPASVLPQFPPEVPPSGCCLNYSGSTFGHVDWFVFANVTHVETLDLSSCNISSVETKSDLPTSLQRVYLGSNQLKTLPKAFLSNQPRLTELDLSRNQIQELPVGFLQDSDQIHWLNLQENHLRLLPSSVLLKPNIQRLELDGNPWECTCLLLERVEEAKKVNRTTTLQDLLGNFICVSPRHLFGRGILSVKLGDVCRPVGLTVLFIVLPLVILSALLLCWCCGRTGKRREGPVCASKKRTRTNVRNGQKQGQKQPPGAPGEKKTESCASEGSFKNQLLLCPASSLMGSDRDVYEEVVIKLGSVESTPPVSSRYSSSTEGRLGSQEPDGASRADLDTVSVTEVMKDSSDREKAYLTQSTEYYSLVPGMELDDSDHGEYEDVKLP, from the coding sequence ATGCTTCACCAGCCGGGCGCCGTGTTGATTTCCTtgctgctgatgaagatgaggccTGTGGGTGGATGCGTGTGTCCACCAGCCTCTGTTTTGCCCCAGTTTCCCCCAGAGGTTCCTCCTAGCGGGTGTTGCTTGAACTACTCTGGCTCCACCTTCGGCCATGTGGACTGGTTTGTGTTCGCCAACGTGACCCACGTAGAGACGCTGGACCTCTCCTCCTGTAACATCAGTTCTGTTGAAACCAAAAGCGACCTGCCCACTTCTTTGCAGCGAGTTTATTTAGGTTCCAATCAGCTGAAAACGTTACCGAAGGCGTTCCTGTCCAATCAGCCCAGACTGACGGAGCTGGATCTGAGCAGGAACCAGATTCAGGAGCTTCCTGTGGGTTTTCTTCAGGATTCGGATCAGATCCACTGGTTGAATCTACAAGAAAACCATCTGCGCTTACTGCCCAGCTCCGTCCTGCTGAAGCCTAATATTCAAAGGCTGGAGCTGGATGGAAACCCCTGGGAATGCACCTGTTTGCTCCTGGAACGCGTGGAGGAGGCCAAGAAGGTCAACCGGACCACGACGCTGCAGGACCTGCTGGGAAACTTCATCTGCGTCTCCCCCAGGCATTTATTCGGCCGGGGGATTTTGTCGGTGAAGCTGGGCGACGTGTGCCGCCCCGTCGGGCTGACGGTGCTCTTCATCGTGCTTCCCCTCGTCATCCTCTCTGCCTTATTGCTCTGTTGGTGCTGCGGGAGGACgggaaagaggagagagggtCCCGTGTGCGCCTCAAAGAAAAGAACTCGCACCAACGTCAGGAACGGGCAGAAGCAGGGGCAAAAGCAGCCCCCTGGGGCCCCCGGGGAGAAGAAAACTGAGAGCTGTGCGAGCGAAGGAAGCTTCAAGAACCAGCTGCTGCTCTGCCCGGCGTCCAGCCTCATGGGGAGCGACAGGGACGTCTATGAGGAGGTGGTGATCAAGCTGGGCTCGGTGGAGTCCACTCCTCCGGTCTCTTCGCGTTATTCCAGCTCCACAGAGGGCAGGCTGGGCTCCCAGGAGCCCGACGGGGCCAGCAGGGCCGACCTGGACACGGTCAGCGTGACCGAAGTGATGAAGGACTCGTCCGACAGGGAGAAGGCGTACCTGACCCAGTCCACAGAATACTACAGCCTGGTGCCGGGGATGGAACTGGACGATTCGGACCACGGCGAGTACGAGGACGTCAAGCTTCCCTGA
- the best4 gene encoding bestrophin-2a, giving the protein MTVSYTLEVANARFGGFSKLLFRWKGSIYRLLYKELLVFCGVYLFFSVLYRFMLTPKQQDVFERIALYCDQFTNTSFIPVLFVLGFYVTMAFNRWWGQYTSFPLPDNLMMVVSGNVHGADERGRLLRRTLMRYANLSSVLILRSISTRVLKRFPTLEHVVEAGFMTTTELKLFESLHSDFNKYWMPLTWFSNLASRAREEGRVRDDIALRLLMDELNNYRAKCSLLFHYDWISIPLVYTQVVTIAVYSYFAFCVIGRQFLNPLKGYKDHKLDMYVPVFTLLQFFFYAGWLKVGELIINPFGEDDDDFETNQLIDRNIQVSMLAVDDMYQNLAPIVKDKLWAQRYFSIPYTLSTATETLKPPFKGSTFDMRMSAEDLEYHPPIDASGNKQCLHFKSSLSDGLDRLLQRGKGILQGRSLPSLVDISSHLNEEDDNGAPLKNNINAMNHKEQEKAFIEVIVEQNL; this is encoded by the exons ATGACGGTTTCTTACACTCTTGAAGTGGCCAATGCCAGATTTGGAGGCTTCTCCAAGCTCCTGTTCAGGTGGAAGGGAAGCATTTACAGGCTGCTGTACAAGGAGCTGCTGGTGTTTTGTGGGGTTTAtctatttttcagtgttttgtacAG GTTCATGCTGACCCCAAAGCAGCAGGATGTGTTCGAGCGGATCGCCCTTTACTGTGATCAGTTCACCAACACCAGCTTCATCCCAGTTCTGTTTGTACTGG GTTTCTATGTGACCATGGCCTTCAACCGGTGGTGGGGTCAGTACACCAGCTTCCCTCTGCCTGATAACCTGATGATGGTGGTATCAGGGAACGTCCACGGGGCAGATGAGAGGGGTCGTTTGCTGAGACGGACTCTCATGAGATACGCCAACTTATCCTCGGTTCTTATTCTACGCTCCATCAGCACACGAGTTCTCAAGCGATTCCCCACCCTGGAACACGTGGTGGAGGCGG GATTTATGACGACAACCGAGCTGAAACTGTTTGAGTCTCTTCACTCTGATTTCAATAAATACTGGATGCCGCTGACTTGGTTTTCAAATCTGGCGTCTCGGGCGAGAGAAGAGGGTCGGGTGAGGGATGACATCGCTCTGAGACTACTGATGGAT GAGCTCAATAATTACAGAGCCAAGTGTAGCCTCTTGTTCCACTATGACTGGATAAGCATTCCTCTGGTTTACACTCAG GTTGTCACTATAGCGGTTTACTCTTATTTTGCCTTCTGCGTCATCGGACGACAGTTTCTGAACCCTCTGAAGGGGTACAAGGACCATAAACTGGACATGTACGTCCCAGTTTTCACCTTGCTGCAGTTCTTCTTCTATGCTGGCTGGCTCAAG GTGGGGGAGCTGATCATCAATCCCTttggtgaggatgatgacgaCTTTGAAACCAACCAGCTGATTGACCGAAACATTCAG GTTTCAATGCTGGCTGTTGATGACATGTATCAGAATCTGGCTCCAATAGTGAAGGATAAGCTGTGGGCACAGAGATATTTCTCCATCCCTTACACTCTGTCAACAGCCACAGAAACTCTTAAGCCACCTTTTAAAGGTTCCACTTTTGACATGAG GATGAGTGCAGAGGATCTTGAGTATCACCCACCTATAGACGCCTCTGGAAATAAGCAGTGTTTACATTTTAAGAGCTCCCTGAGTGATGGTCTCGACAGGCTTCTGCAGAGGGGGAAAGGTATCCTGCAGGGTAGGAGCCTCCCCTCCCTGGTGGATATTTCTTCACATCTGAATGAGGAAGATGACAACGGTGCTCCtcttaaaaataacattaacgCCATGAACCACAAAGAACAAGAAAAGGCATTTATAGAAGTTATAGTGGAACaaaatttgtga